One genomic region from Henningerozyma blattae CBS 6284 chromosome 2, complete genome encodes:
- the SPS4 gene encoding Sps4p (similar to Saccharomyces cerevisiae SPS4 (YOR313C); ancestral locus Anc_8.790) — protein MSIFHRRQNNNNNITTTTTTTRPSGFFRKENSNTVLVSMQATKQSRFQPHILLQNQNNSNNSNIPQSDKDPSQIKNNTDNSNTRITDTTDLNMGIPKLTKPTVNRTSPPILNDKSKSKVNPKNTAVKIQPVNHMKSVQRVKNYPLVRETRESLDKVAITRIFIANTRYVVNGVSNSRVGKLFNPITKLVDNIGNHTLNLTEKIVPSIKTKTFKNLEDEAMMPCRFVSKHTKNVTNSTVKAINDNIYEPTHSQIINWRKYYNQYINTKNKPMFRGNLDPILLPCNNSFEKFMVNYLPNNRAILNRSNYCVESTRSVFLAGNFVERLIPVIIIDIGLVIFLPFRFIIHLNKLFNISLDEQKDLTPLNAAKAGFKVFGKLRDEAFGTKKDTAKAEKKRNEKLEKEREKQLEKEKKQEEKEAKKQAKIKSPMIITSQVIEAPHLEHTTEHESLLDPESQALLTF, from the coding sequence ATGTCTATCTTCCATAGAAGacagaataataataataacataaccaccaccaccaccaccacccGCCCATCAGGCTTCTTTCGTAAAGAAAACTCAAACACTGTTTTAGTGTCTATGCAAGCTACTAAACAATCCCGCTTTCAACCACATATCCTATTACAAAACCAAAATAACTCAAACAATTCGAACATTCCTCAGTCTGATAAAGATCCATctcaaattaaaaataatacagataattcaaatactaGAATAACTGATACTACTGATTTGAACATGGGGATTCCAAAATTAACTAAACCTACTGTGAATCGTACTTCACCACCAATTCTTAATGATAAATCTAAATCAAAAGTTAATCCTAAAAATACTGCTGTAAAAATCCAACCTGTTAATCATATGAAGAGTGTACAAAGAGTCAAGAATTACCCCTTGGTTAGGGAAACCCGTGAATCTTTGGACAAAGTGGCTATTACAAGAATCTTTATTGCTAATACAAGATATGTAGTAAATGGTGTTTCAAATTCTAGAGTTGGTAAATTGTTCAAtccaattacaaaattgGTTGACAATATTGGGAATCATACTTTGAATTTGactgaaaaaattgttcCATCTATAAAGActaaaacttttaaaaatttagaagatGAAGCTATGATGCCATGTAGATTTGTTTCCAAGCATACAAAGAATGTTACTAATTCCACTGTTAAAgctattaatgataatatctATGAACCTACTCATTcacaaattattaattggagaaaatattataatcaatatattaatacaaaaaacAAGCCAATGTTTAGAGGTAATTTAGATCCAATCTTATTGCCATGCAATAATTCATTCGAGAAATTTATGGTTAATTATTTGCCCAACAATAGAGCTATCTTGAACCGTAGTAACTATTGTGTGGAAAGTACAAGATCTGTGTTTTTAGCTGGTAATTTTGTGGAAAGATTGATTCCTGTAATCATTATAGATATTGGATTAGTGATCTTCTTACcatttagatttattatccATTTGAATAAGTTGTTTAATATCTCATTAGATGAACAAAAGGATTTGACCCCATTGAATGCAGCTAAGGCAGGTTTCAAAGTGTTTGGTAAATTAAGAGATGAAGCTTTTGGTACAAAAAAAGATACTGCTAAGGctgaaaaaaagagaaatgaaaaattggaaaaggaaagagaaaaacaattagaaaaggaaaagaaacaagaagaaaaggAAGCCAAGAAGCAAGCCAAGATTAAGAGTCCAATGATCATTACTTCCCAAGTCATTGAAGCCCCTCATCTAGAACATACTACGGAACATGAAAGTCTATTAGATCCAGAAAGTCAAGCTCTTTTGactttttaa